The DNA sequence CTGAAAAGTGATCGAAAATACAAAGGGAAAATGTGAAGAgcacgaaaaataaaaaaggaataataaataataataataaataataaataataataatactaatactaatactaatactaataataaaacaacGAGCTAAGGAACCGGAAAAAGGAACCGCCCAAAGAgagagggtggggtgggggggaggcGAGAGGCTACATGCAAAAAACTAATGGGTCCAAACCTGAAGATATTAGCACAACAAGCGCTTAGGAGCACAAGTAACACTTTCCATCAGGTATAGAGCAAAAGCCCGccagggaggagggaggtctgGGGCGCCGAAAATTAACTCGAAGCGCAACGACGTCAAAATCTATGGGCCTGGAACCGAAAAGGGAATTACGGGCTTTTCCTGGAACGAATAACCCTTGGAACTTAGGCAAATAAACCCAGTCGACAACAAAACTATTCCAGTGCACTCCATCTCTTGCACAGACATTCCAGAAAAAGGCTGACTTCCATAGGGGAAGAACAAGGGTTCCCTGGGCGCGGCAGAGCTCCATGTGCTTGATGACTCTGACAATAAGGCAAACCGGTGGACAAAGCCAGTTGTTGTCGTAACCCCAATTTTGAGCAAAGGCATCAACGGCCTCACAGCCTGACTGAAAAAACCGAGAGTTAAATCTTGGCAACTTGGCGTTGTAGCTACAGGAGAACCTGTCAATAGTGTGTGGACCCCAGAGGTGGTTTAGTCCTTGAAAAACAATATCGTTGAGGCCGTAATCGTCGAAATCAACAAGCTTGCTGATACAGTCCGCACTAACGTTCAGGTCCCTGGGGATCCACTTGACCTCGAGAGAAATACAATGTAGGaggcaaatttgaaaaacaacgaGGGCTAATTCCTGTAGGTCGCATTTCCTGCTCCCGTTGCGCAGGATGGATTCGACGTTCTGGTTGTCAGAATAACAAAAAACCTTAGAATTAGATCAGCGACTCGCGAAGGCTTTTAAGGCAAGACAAACCGCTTTGAGTTCTCTCCAAGTTGAACTACGGACACTTTCCGTTAAAGACCAGTTCTGATGAAAAGTCAGCTCAGGTTGGGAGTCCATAAAAGCGCCGCAGGCTGAATCGGAAGCATCGGAAAAGCAGCTAACCCTGACCGGAAGCGAAGAAGCCCCCCAATAAATTTTGCCGTTGATAACATGAACATTGTTCGACCAAAATTCAATTTCACACAGAGAATCATCGGACAGGACAACCTCGCTATCCCAGGAAACAGCTGaatcccggggggggtactgccatatatgggctaaacaggtatgtgccgctgtgaagggtatggttttcaggcagATTACTCTAGggtagggtatataaatcagagcattTGGaactagaatagggtatcatttttcaggaaactgatcagttggttgaagattttatctagacaagggaaataggtactctaggatagggggatttgggtagtttactctagtatagggtagcaaaattcagctgaactagctctggtataggttaagggttccagggttccagcggcacatccccacccagaaattcctaaagtacccccccgggaGCTGAATTAACAACTGAGAAAATAAACCGGGTCATGATGCGCCCCACAGACCCCACGCAGCTCGAGAGGGAAATAATTTGACCGGCTACGCTCGCGACGCGTTTAACATGGACCGCGGAGGAAGACTTGCATGAAGACAAAGCGGTTAAGTCGTGAGACAATTTAGCAATGCGTTCATCCGTGGCTCTAATAGTACCATCGAGAGTGTTGAGATGAACGCCAAGCCATGATATAATTTAAACGGGCTCCCACAGCGATCTTACCTTATTAGGGACAAATCCAGACTTAAGCAAGTCGGCATGGACAGTCAAACTATTAATTTTGGCTTGAACTAGACCAGCTCCTCCTCCTAGACCATCGTCAAGAAAAATGACAATAGGGATGCCCTGGCTTCTCCAAGATATCTGAAGCGGtttgagaatttttgtgaaaataaagGGGGCTGACGAGAGCCCGAACGGAAGCACGCAAAATTGGAAATACCTAAAAATCCCGGTGCCGAAATCCCAGGCGAACGCAAGAAATTTCCGGTAATCGGGGAAAATTTCGATGTGGTGGTACCCGGACTTGAGATcaaatttgaataaataaaaaccctTGTCAAAAACTTGAGTAGCCACAGACAAGTCCTCGCACTTGAATTTCTGTTTGTAGATAAAAGTGTTAACGTGCCTAAGATCCAGGATAAGTCTTTGTTTGCCGGAGCGTTGGGTCGAAACAGAAAGTGGGTTAATAATATCTGGAGCTCAAAAAATTTCTTCGATGAGGTTGAGACTAAGAAGCTCATTAACAGCTATGGTAACAAAAGAACTGTTAAGACGTGCGGAAGCATTGTTGGCCTTGTAAAAGGGCGTGGGTAGCTGGAAGAAGGGAATTTTGTAACCTTGGCTATTAACATTCAAAATGAACTGAGAAGCTGGCAAAGTACGCCAGAAATCGATTCACTTGAAAAGTCTTCCCCGAACTGAAGGTTGAATAGAAATATCAACAGTACTCTCAGAGTCCTTAACCCCGCCTAAAACTAGCGGGGTGGCGCGTCAGAAGAAACTGATGTGACATCGAGACTCTCCTGATCTGAATTACGGCTTTCCGcctcaaaaatcaaatcactACAAAGAAAATTGGAATAGATTGCACCTGATTGTTGTCCTTCGTCAGCTAGTCATTTAGGAGTTTGTGATGTTTGCTTGACTATCGTCGGGCAACAGGAGCGCCAATGACCTGGCTTTCCACAGGCAAAACAGGTGCCGGCATTGGGTCGACGAGAAGGAAAACCAGGAACGTTCAACATAAGAGGCTGATGTTGAAACTGCGAACTTGAGGTGGACGCCCGTGTTCCAACGGACGAGGATCTGTTATTGAAAGTCCAAACGgtggtcttcttctttttacgGGCCTGCAGCGCTACACGGGCACGTCTCACTGCACTGTGAATTCTTTCCTCGTCCTCCGAATCATCAGCCAGATCGTGCTGTTTATATTCCTCAACTGTCGCCCAGCCAAACTCGGACTTGTCCGCTAATAAAATAAGCTTTTGCCTCTCGCAGAGCAGTTTCTCACCTTCCGCGAGATCCGACTTTACTTTCTCTAACTGACCATTCTCCACAGCAGACTTGGCGGTACCAATATTTTCCGCTAGCCTACGGCTAAAGTTGAACTGGTCTTCATTGGCCTTCTTCTTAAACTTATGTGGTTCGTCATACTTgagtttctttatttctttcatcTGCTGCTCGGCCGAATCTTCATTGGAGCGCTTGATTTGACCAACGGTTTGTGCTAACAAATCTTTAAACGAGTCCATTAACTGCTTGTTATTCTCTCGAATGAGATCGGACACTTCGTCTTTGCTGACGGACATAACGCAAAAGACAAACGACAAGAACGTTAAGgaaaaaaccaaagagaggTTGGTTCAGaagcctagatgacgtacacgtgatatacgcagcTTTATATACCCCCGATGTctacccatggtgcacccggccTAGTACCGAGGCCCCGTTGTATCTCAtgccgtcaaaatatttatttctgcctTCTTCGCGGGGTCATTCGCCAGAAATAACATTTAGGTTGAAGTGTAACATACATGATGTCTGAGTTTTCTTCTCTAGCAACATGTtaagtttcttcttctttccgttaatcgatttcaggtgtggTTTATTTTTGTCATCTTTGTAAGGATTTTTCTAGCTTCCTATCACTGACTTTGTCGACATCTATTAACCTGTAATTGTAAGTATTTCATTGTTTATTGTCTTGTAGATCATGGCTGAAATAGAACTGACATCGCGTTCAGGTACAAAACACACCTTCACAGAGCAAGAGGTTAGCAATCTGAAATCCTCTAATCGTGAGTATGTGACAGCTGAGGTCCTCCGAGGAACCTACATCTTCTACTCCAATGAAAACTTCAATCCAGATGGTTCTGGGGATCACGAAATTCTAGAGCAAGGGCCCCCTAAATCCATTGAAAAGTTCAATGGCTCTTATTATTGCTTGCCGGATGACAATGAAGGAGTTATTTTGTTCGCACATCCTAACTTCGGCGGGAAACATAAGGTGAAAGTCTTATTGCCTTATGGTTATTGTTGCTGGAAGCTATTAGAGCTTAGcgcttattagagggagggcTCTCATTCGAGAAAGTACGGTACTTAAGACAATTTCGTTTTGATCTCATGAATCTATCCACTTTAAGCAAACACAGCAAATAATTAACAAACGTGATAGAACATCAAAAAGGTTTTAGTGGCCGTCTTCGTTTTAAACTACCAGAAAAATGTTTCGATCAACAGTCTGTGTGTTTATAATAGGTCTGGAAAGTGGGCCCTGATCGATCCTgaattccttttcctttttcacgagaatccCGCACCCCAAACTTGTTTCATCACCATCCCGAATATCATTTTCTTTCCCAAACATATCCGCGCCCAAATTTTGGCAAATCTCGCTTACCGGGTAATGTATCTTACATTCTATTTTGCGTCATGTTAACTCAAAACCCACGCTTGCTTGCGTTTCCACGACAACAGTCATTTTTTTAGTCAACGTCAAGACCTGCCCGAACAAATATAGTCACGAATTACACAGCGCACAATTTAAGCCAAAAAATGTTTCACAGAAAATGATTCTTGTTCAAAATTGGTTCGAAAGGTGAATTATTGCTCAACGTTTCCTGCAAATGCCAAAAAATGCTCAAAACGCAAGACAGTGCTCCTATTaaaagggtggatttccactgtcgcgtaatttttacctGCGTAGcggcgtaaaatttacgttcgcaaataaaatagaggcgaCGTATGAAAGGTCGCgaggaaaattaaaagttgaacGTCGCTCAACTTCACCTTTAAGCTCGacactttatatcttgcctctattttatttacgcgaaTAAAATTTCCGCGCGTGTACACGCacataaaaattacgcgacagtgcaCGTGGAAAGCCACCCTAAGTGAAAAAAGTGCTCAAACTTTGTTCAGAGCAAACAGAAAATTCCAATAAGGTAACTTACCCCAATCTGGGCCCCATCAATGTTAGCCTTTTGATACCTATTAGGTAACTCCTTAACTTTTTACTTGTGTTTGTACCTACTTACAGTGGTACGAGGAACATTGCGGTGATCTTTCCGTGGATTTCCCTCCTGAGACAGCCGGCGGAGTCTCCGCTGCCATTGTGCTCTCTAAAAACCAAGATTTTGCGCTTTGGACCGAGACATATTACAAAGGAGATAGCTACGAGTTGCATCCAGGTCCGATTCAGCAGTATCAGGATCTGTCTACTATTATTGGAGACCAAGTGAAGAGCCTTAACAAGATTTAAGCAGGCCGCAGCTGTCATGAGCGAGTTTGAAACTCACTTCCCCATTTTTAGAACaagctttcttttaaattttaagtaATTTTGTAGTATCATGCATGCTGATAAATTTTAACGATAAGAAATGTTAAGATCTGTTAGTTTTGTCAACTATGATGGggcatttcaaaaataaaatgcaaaggTTGAAACCTCGATTGATCCAGTATTTTCGCTATATTCTCTCTGGGGACGTAACACTAGCATGCCGCCTTGTATAGCCTGTAGTCGTCTCTGTTTGGATCGTACACATTAATAGTAGACTGAGAGACGGCTGGAGACGAATCAGGGCTAAATTACGTGTTTGTGCATTGTGGGTAACGAGAAAATAAGGGATTGTGAAACAGCCTATGTTCCCAGGTGTTGGTGTTCAGTCTTTTCGGTCACGGTTTGGTACACTTCTTTGCACGCCCCAGCCACCATCCCTCAGCGATAAACTAGCCCTCATCCAGGAGCTCTCCGTTCCTATCTTGTTGGCATTACGGCATCGTTTTTTATGGCCCCAGTGAGAATAGATTACTACCCACGCTAGTTCCCTCCTTCCTCGCGCGCCCAGTCACGTTCTGGTTCGCTCTTCGCGTTGTCGCGCACcgtatttattttcttctttatcgTTCCCTTTTGATCGGCTTTAACGCAGGATCCGAAAAGCGTTCAACGAGG is a window from the Porites lutea chromosome 10, jaPorLute2.1, whole genome shotgun sequence genome containing:
- the LOC140949414 gene encoding uncharacterized protein → MSVSKDEVSDLIRENNKQLMDSFKDLLAQTVGQIKRSNEDSAEQQMKEIKKLKYDEPHKFKKKANEDQFNFSRRLAENIGTAKSAVENGQLEKVKSDLAEGEKLLCERQKLILLADKSEFGWATVEEYKQHDLADDSEDEERIHSAVRRARVALQARKKKKTTVWTFNNRSSSVGTRASTSSSQFQHQPLMLNVPGFPSRRPNAGTCFACGKPGHWRSCCPTIVKQTSQTPK
- the LOC140949376 gene encoding uncharacterized protein, with protein sequence MAEIELTSRSGTKHTFTEQEVSNLKSSNREYVTAEVLRGTYIFYSNENFNPDGSGDHEILEQGPPKSIEKFNGSYYCLPDDNEGVILFAHPNFGGKHKWYEEHCGDLSVDFPPETAGGVSAAIVLSKNQDFALWTETYYKGDSYELHPGPIQQYQDLSTIIGDQVKSLNKI